The Candidatus Methylomirabilota bacterium genomic interval AACATTGACGCGGGGAGGGGTAGAACATACCGTAGCGACCAAGGCAGACAAAATACGCTGTTTTCGGAGACTGAACTGGCACCAAAGGTGCCGCCAGATTTGTCGACGAATGCCGCAGATACCCCGCTTGACACGTCATCTCCTCGGGCCTATAGTTATATAGGTCATATAACAGTCACACGGGAGGAGACGATGGTCACCCATCACGCCTTTGGAACATACCTTCGAGAGTGCCGTCTCAAGGCCGGGTATGGCCTCCGCAGCTTGGCTGAAGCGATCGACATGCAGCCGTCCAACCTTAGCAATGTGGAACATGGACGAGTAGCCCCTCCGCAAGATCCCGCAGTGTTGGCGAACATTGCCGACACCCTCGGCCTCCCCGAGGGGTCTGCGGAGCGTACGCGATTGTTTGATCTCGCGGTCGCCCACAAACAGCCTGCCTTACCGCCGGATGTCGCGGCCTTTGCTTCAAAGACT includes:
- a CDS encoding helix-turn-helix domain-containing protein; the encoded protein is MVTHHAFGTYLRECRLKAGYGLRSLAEAIDMQPSNLSNVEHGRVAPPQDPAVLANIADTLGLPEGSAERTRLFDLAVAHKQPALPPDVAAFASKTPGIPVLLRTIENKRLTREDLTKLTDYINQRLGKPQR